The sequence CATAAGTTTTGCTTTGTCAATCTCATGAAAGCCAAGTACATATGAATTCATGTCAATACCTCCCCCAAAATAAGATTAAATCTTAAATAGCCATATGGTACGGCCTTGTTCCCAACTAAGCAAAACCTTCAAAAGGCATGTCACCGGAGAAGCTTTTAAGAGCTTATTCTAAAAAAGTTTTGAAATATATGGGACGTAAGTTCATAATATATCTAACGGGGGTTACTGTCAATAGGTTTTGAAATACAAATTGTTAAACTTCAAAACCATGATATAATAGGACTAGGTGATAAACATGAATGGATATGAAAGAAGAACTCAAGCCAAAAAAGAAGCAATCATAAGTGCAGCCCAGGAGCTTTTTAGCGAACGTGGCGTAACGGATGTCAAAGTCAGTGAAATAGCTGCGAAAGCACATGTTTCACAAGTATCAATTTACAACTATTTTGGTAATAAGAATGGGCTAGCCAGAGAGGTGCTTGCTACTTATCTTGATAAAGCTATTAAGGAATATGAGGACATTCTGGGGCTGGATATCCCGTTCTCTGAAAAACTGAAAATGATTATGGCTAAAAAGCATGATGTGGTGATAGAGATAAGTCGTTCCCATTTTAGCGAGTATGCATGGGAGGACAAAGTCTTACAGCAGGTGTACAAGGAAGCGGCAACTATAAAGGCAATCCATGTATATACCCAGTTTATTGAATTAGGTAAAAAAGAGGGAGCGATTGACGACAGCATCCCCAATGATGCGATTCTAGCATACATTCTTTCATCAATATCCATAATGCAGCAACCCGATTATCTTAAAACCAGTAGGGACTACAAAATGGGGATCTTCAGGTTATTCCTATATGGTTTGCTGGGAAAAGAGGAGGAATAATAGAGACTTGTATTTCACCCCG is a genomic window of Bacillota bacterium containing:
- a CDS encoding TetR/AcrR family transcriptional regulator codes for the protein MNGYERRTQAKKEAIISAAQELFSERGVTDVKVSEIAAKAHVSQVSIYNYFGNKNGLAREVLATYLDKAIKEYEDILGLDIPFSEKLKMIMAKKHDVVIEISRSHFSEYAWEDKVLQQVYKEAATIKAIHVYTQFIELGKKEGAIDDSIPNDAILAYILSSISIMQQPDYLKTSRDYKMGIFRLFLYGLLGKEEE